In Vanessa atalanta chromosome 29, ilVanAtal1.2, whole genome shotgun sequence, a genomic segment contains:
- the LOC125074994 gene encoding ets DNA-binding protein pokkuri encodes MPTQARCDRVPPADGAWGALDLRVLQEDDLPLDPREWCRAQVGAWVSRRGGLPERFPMNGKALCLMSKDMFAARVPRLGHALHQDFRRRLAKALALQELIEKLSSK; translated from the exons ATGCCAACACAAGCTCGGTGCGACCGCGTCCCGCCAGCGGATGGAGCATGGGGTGCCCTTGATTTGCGGGTGTTGCAAGAAGATGACTTACCCCTCG ATCCGAGAGAATGGTGTCGTGCGCAAGTCGGTGCGTGGGTGTCACGACGTGGCGGTCTACCTGAACGCTTCCCAATGAACGGAAAAGCTCTTTGTCTCATGTCAAAGGATATGTTCGCCGCGCGAGTCCCTCGACTTGGACATGCCTTGCACCAG gatTTTAGACGAAGACTCGCGAAAGCTTTAGCTCTTCAAGAACTCATTGAAAAGTTATcatcaaaatga